A window of Ananas comosus cultivar F153 linkage group 11, ASM154086v1, whole genome shotgun sequence genomic DNA:
cagattttcataattttctgacactgtgcattttctgctaaaatatcagccccgtttctcacagaaaattctaaatctcctgttttcactccgatttcagcacgagtcattccagacttacattctacttctttaagtccaatcAAAATAGTATCTTccgctatttttatttacacttaattttatattacaatCTAGTACATTAcacaaaatatcaaaaatacctAACTTCGGCCCACCCCAAGACGaaatcaattattaaaaaaaataagtgagaaaaaataattaaatattaacccATCTATCATGCCTCTAGCTTTTATGTCATTCACTTTTGTCAAACAAACAATAGAATTGGAGAAACTTCAGTTCTATAGGTATACAAACAAATAGCAGAAGGAACGCAATTTTTACCCGAACTCTAGTTCATCCGAAAGCCTACTTCAATTTGAACTTCACCTTCGATGAAAATAATAGGTTCATGGTTTTTTTCCTTGCACCGAAAGAATACTCTCTCCCATAGAGCATAATTCAACCAAAACACAATCAGCAATTATGGACAAAATTCTTTGCAGTTAAGAAATTAggaggtttgatctcaaagtgCACTATGTGCTATTGCTTATGCGATCTTGATACTCTAGCCCTCGAGCTATGGCAATTGCGTGCTTTATAGATATGTTTTTATAGTTAAAATCATCCAAGATTCCATTTGGGATGAATTCCAGGAACCCTCAGAAGAGATGCCCAACTACATTATCACAATAACATGTTGAGAAGTTCTGTTAATGATGAGAATTTTAGTAATAGTGTCCTCATCTTTCTGTTGGATTCATTTAAGAACTTTACAACTACTTTTCAGAGAGCTTACCGTGGAAGGCAGTCTGGAACCTAGCTTTTCCTCAGAGTATATTGGAagttttcttttagtttttgtCAAAACCACTTTGGGTTTGGTGGCATCCGCAAATCTTCTATGCGACCTTTGAGCATCTCTACAACTTCACTCATTGATGGCCGTTCGGCAGGCAATTTTTGAATACACCAAAGCCCAACTAATATCATTTTTTTCGCAACTTCTTCTGTCTCCTCAGTAACTCCATAAGCGTCTAAGTTGCCACATTGATTCAGATGATTATACACCCAATAAGTGAAACAGTATTCACTACTAGAATCTGTTTTGCTGTCAAAAATTTTCCTCCCTCCAACCATTTCAAGTGCAATCTTACCATAGCTATACACATCAGCTTTACTAGAGATAGGCCCAAAGTTGTCAAACCATAATTCAGGAGCAATATATCCTGGAGTTCCTCCCTTGCCTTGTATCGAAAGAGTGCTCTTTCGTGTAGAGCATAATTTGGCCAGCCCAAAATCAGCAATTTTAGGACGAAATTTTTTGTCTAGTAAGATATTATGAGGTTTGATGTCAAAGTGCACTATCTGGGCACTGCATCCACGATGTAGATATTCTAGTCCTCGAGCTATGCCAACTGCAATGTCATGTAATCTTTCCCAAAGAATTGAAGCTTCCATATTAGATTTGTCTTTGTCAATAAAATCAGCTAATGTTCCATTTGGCACGAATTCATAGATAAGAGCTCTATAGCACCCCTCAAAACAGAAGCCTAGCAACATTACAACATTTATGTGGGATGTTTTGCTAATGCTGAGAATTTCATTAACAAAGTCCTCACCTTTTCCATTGGACTGGTGTAAGACTTTCACGGCTACTTCTTGGCCATCAATGAGCTTACCCTTGAAGACAGTACCGAATCCACCTTTTCCGATTTCATTGTTGAATctttgtgttattttctttatCTGTGAATACTTGTATCTTTTTGGAGCCTTAAGCTCATAATTTTGTAGAATGGCCTCAACCCTTCGTTCATCTTCCGACATCTTCTTGGAAAATAGTATCAAGTCACAACGATTTTTGCGAAGAAGGCAGATGAAAAAGAACagggctattaataataagCATACTGAGCCAACAGTGATACCTGCAAAGGGGCAAAAGAAGAGCTGATAACTATAGATGAAATAGAATATTTATATTGTATACAAGAAATTCAACACTCTTAGTAGAGAAAAAGTTCAGGGGCTAATTCAACTATAAAGTTGCCAAAAAGTACTTTTTTATGCAACATACACATTCTAAAATCATTGCTAAATGTAGGTCGATGTCTCTAACTTGGCTATATCTAAATTTCATCCACATTCAGCACTTGTTGGACCAATTGGTGGCAACATTCAACTATCTAGTGATACAAGCTATGAGTTAGCTTTTACATTAGTATAGACTAATTTTAATTACATGCGGCTTTTCATGgataaaaaaagttatttttttaaaaaaaaaagaagaaaaaaataaatatagaaatgGATAAagggagaaaggaaaaaaaatcgtGATTTCATTACGACCTTCCTTCGAGGACCAGTTATCAATAAGGTAAGAGATAAAGAAATGTGATGTTgccatattttaaaaatatttcaaactgTTTTCAAAAGGAATAAGCCCTAAGATCACTGTAAATTGAACCATAGAATTCaatgaaatgaaaaatagaaaggtattgagaaaaaacaaaaaaaaaaacattgagaGGGAGGTGCCTCCCTCTCTCTGGAGGACAGAGAATGGCATTGGCCCCCTATCTCCAACCAACgacagaaaaaggaaaaaagggagacaaatctctctctctcttctctctctctctctctctctctctctccgttcaaaacagaaagagagagaaccCCCTCCTACCTCTACTTtcacaacaaaatatatatatatatatatatatatatatatatatatatatatatatatatatatatatatatatatatatattatctggAGTTGCCGCTTCTTCCTCGACTGGAGATTTTCAATTGATGTAACTCAATTTCATTTTGGACCTAACTTTTATAAGAAAAGTCTTTCTCAAAGAACTCGACATCGATCTAGCGACTCAATTTCAATCACACTTCCATCTAGTTACTTTCTGATAAACACATATCCAAGTGCTCAGAGTATCTTATGAGGATACACTTCTTCCCTCTAAGACCTAACTTTTTGTACCTGTGAGCATGTACATTAGCTGCCAAAACCCAAAGAATACTAGTGCTCCAATTTGGTTTCCTGCGAATATACAACTCATAAAGGGAGGAAGGTGCTAACTTGGAAAGCACACGATTAATAATAGGCAGTAGTCAATAATCCATCTATTCAAAAATAGCTAGGCAGATTTGCTTGTGCTATCATTGACCGAACCATGTCAAGTAAGTTGCAATTCCTCATCTCCTCCACACAATTTTGTTGTGGATTGTTCCTTTTTCATCACACAATTGCTTAAATTGCTCAGATAGATACTGGTGGTCTTGTCAATTctaaaagatttaatttttctGTGTAACTTGTTTTCAACCTCATTAATGTAAAGTCTTACACAATCCAATACTTCAAACCAATAGGAGATCTGATAAACATGACAGAAGTGTGTACGAGTCATCTATAAACATGATGAAGTAGGAAGAACCGTGCATTACTTTCACTTTATTGGGCAAGTGCATCAATTGTAATGGAAATTCTTCCCTAAAGATTTTATCAAATGATTTTGTGATGCCCCAACATCCTAGGGGATTACCCATCCTAAGACTagtcccgtcctagcacgcttaactctcttaacctcttgagcctaGCCATCGCTCAAAATGGTTaaaccgggttaagagttttcgccctattatatcttatatataggactacttggggtctcacattctcccccactgaagccctgacgttctcgtcaggctcagactcacaagtaccagacgatgtgagactcgtctcgctagcctaaacctaccttgtggtgagctgcgctccacccacaacagtcaacagcatgagagcctcgctctccCCACTATGTAATcctagctcagccgagacttatctcacacttcatgctggtaattggctctgataccaattgcaacgccCCAACTTTTCGAAGCtcatccatcctaggactactcccatcaTAGCAtgcttaacctcttgggcctaaccaccgCCTAAATCAGTTAAGCcagattaagagttttagctctattatatcttatatataggactacctggggtctcacagaTTTTTGTATCATTTTTTCTGCTAAACAATGTTCACAAATGGGCAGATTGACTTTAGTGAGCGAGCTTAATAGCCTAACTCTAACTAGTTTAGTCATTCTATCCAATTCAATGTGACTAAGTCAAGCaagttatttaattaaaatattgtgATCGTTCTCAATAGAAGatagcaaagaaaataaattactactattattattattattatcatattaaatGTTCAAAACTATAAaactaattgaaataaaatctctACCATAAAAATAGTTCCAAGGCGTAACTCAACTACATCATTTTTCAAACTTAAAAGAAAAACCTAACTGAACTATAACAAGAATGGAAAACAAGTTCCTCGGATCACTAGCGTATAAAGAACTTCTTGAAAATATAATGTGCGACCACATCGCAAAACTAGTTTGTACATGCCAACGCGCAGAATTTCAACAATATTAGAGTCATTTCCCATGTATtaaggtgtgtttggttcgcattatctttttaagatttcagGTAATTcactaggaataaaaaaaatatgatggtgTTTGGCTAAATGCACCAAGTAATTTGACCGGTAATGTTGGATCCATTTGAAATTAAGATTTACTCCAAAATAATACTCCTATTCCTTTGGGAGAAGATGGATATCCTCGTACTAAtgaattggggtaatcataaatTCCTAACACGATCTACTCTTTTTCTACCTCCCCACCTTTGTCACTCACTTCTACCCTTTAATCTTAACTCTCTCTaacctcatctctctctctaaacctaaactcccattttctctctctaacttcaTCTCTCTATCTTCTAAAGTCCTCGATGCTATCTCTCTCCTTATTTCCCTAAAGGGGTTTTTGGGAttatgtagttgcaactgcactcAATTGAAACTACATGCATATCCAAATCCAATGTttggtttaatatttttgaatccaactgctgcagttggacctGCATgaggaggcccaactgcagcaaTTGTAACTATGTCTAAATTGGTTGTATTTCCAACTATAGCAGttgaaaagagaaattttaaataaaaggtaaGCGTATCTCTCTAACAActtcttaaacaaaaaaatatatttttctacattGGAAGTAATTTTacctccatatatatatatatatagagtacgtctcccgtgcttttgaaagtacggaggcctccgtacttgtaagttgttttcgatgataggacatccaatttgacgatcggctccgttaggtataatctatgctattggaactatctagaaaccaaattttataattttttgacatcatttaccaagcgatcacagggtctcaaaaatgactattttaacggccgatgtggcacatttttaagttcaacggtgtagaagtatccaaattatatgaaactttaatagaaaattctacttaacatcaatagcaagaacaatactttcgatttgaaatttgagtcatttatcactattttttatgatatttttattttcagccgttcattttgaggctactcattcactaggcaaacgaagtcaaaaaaattatgaaatttggtttctagatagttccaataacatagatcatgtttaacggaaccgatcgccgaattagacgtcccatcattgaaaacaacttacaagcacggaggccccCGTACTTTccaaagcataggagcctagctctatatatatatatatatatatatatatatatataaaatagcaaaatttaaaaatgttctTCTGAACTACATATAACCATATaatagcaaaatttaaaaatattcttctgAACTACATATagccaaacaaattatttatagttacagtGCTTTCTATTATATCCAACAAAGCAAGCAGCATATAGTTGTAACCATtacattttcaactgcatgctaTACTATATTTACAATAATATCCAACCAAATATCCCGTAAATATACTCTCTAATGTAttctcactctttctctctaatctcaactctctctctctccctctagccGAAATCTCTTTCACTCTTTctaatcctctctctctctctctctctctctctaagataaGCTAGCTAtccatctctctttttctctctatatctctaacataaatattttctttctctctctctcgctctcacTATCTAATCTCAACTCGCTATACCTTTAACCTTAATTCTTTCTCTTTTGTAAGCTACTCTCTCAATTTAacctaaaaataaatctatcaTGATTGTTGAAATCAAAAGATATTTACATCACTGCTAATTCTACCCAAAATTAAATGACAAAACAAACACATTCTCAAATAAAATGACTATGCAAACCAAATACTAGAACGCCACATTCTTAGGAATAGAATGAGTAGGAATCAAATACTTACGAATCCTTCGTTCCTAATAATCTTTCATGGTGCATATCAAATACACCCttaatgtttgattttttttgttttaattgtaGTATATGTAAATAGATTGAAGGCTCTCTTCCACAAACAACAGGTTGAAAAAGaacattatatatacatattatactaCAAAGAAACACATTGGAAATGAAAATACAAGATAAAACAAAAGGCATATAAGGTATTGCAAGGAATACCTATTATGGCGCTTCTTTTCCTGAGAACTTGCGCACCTAAAACGTTACAAAAGAATATTTCATCAATaactttagtcaaaaaaattttcaaagccCTAATAGTGAAAATTTATACTCAATGCAAAACTAATGTTAGCTGGACAACGATTCTACATTTGACACTTTTTgttattaagaaaatatatgatCATTTAGGCCTTTATTATTGTAATCACGGTCATTAATTTCTCTTAATTTTTGGTACTTGGAACAgtattcaatttgtttaattcccACAAATAAGCCTCTCTTTTACCTTCTAAAGATACCGACatttggatgcatagttaaaaaatttcatGGACTTTTCATTATGTGGTTTTAGTCTAAATGAACTACGGAATtctgtaactacaaaaaaattccacagcttcatttttaaaCTGCTTGGATACGTATGATACAATTCCACAACgtttataataattaaagttctaaaattcaaaatttaaaattcaaaattcaaaatttaaaatttaaaaataaaactttcaaaaattaaaattaaaaattcaaaaatcaaaatttaaaaatggccttttaaattttaaattttaaattttaaaatttataaaactatatttaattttatgttttatatttgaaattagaaattagaaattagaaatttgaatttcaaaatataaaatttgaaatttaacattcgaatttgaaatttaaaattaattttaaaattttaaattttaaattaaaattttaaaattagaggttctatttttaaatttaaattccaaaatttaaaagttaaaatttaaaagttgaaatttaaaaattaaaaattaaaaaataaaatttaaaaattaaaaattaaaaattgaaaattaaaaaaattaaatatttaaatattttgaatattgaattttaaaatttgaaattagaagtttaaaacttgaaatttgaaattagaaatttgaaatttgaaacctaagtcataaatttaaaattttaaacctaaatttaaaatttatgtttttaaattaaattttaaaaattttataatttaagatgtacaatttaaactttaaatttaaatcaaaatctatatttaaattttgaaattttaaatttaaaaattaaaagtttataaattaacaaatttataaattaacaaatttataaatttcaaattttgaaatttattgaaatttaaaatttaaatttaaatttaaattttgaaatttataatttaaaattttaaagttcaaaatttcaaatttgtaaatttgtaagttttttaatttgaaatttaaaattttgaaattcaaaattataaagcTACAAGCAATAACTATGCAAAGCAATGAAAGAAATAAACTCAGCTATTGTTAGTACTTTTTCCATCACCTCGGCACTGCTTAGTGCATTGGCATCGGGAGTCCAAGTCTCCTGGATTGCCGCTCGTAGTACAGCTACTGCCAGCAGTTACGTTGCAACCGAAACAATCTGGATGAAGATCCCAGTTGTGAGAGAAACCGCCGGAGAGCAGAGAAATGTTGCCCTCATTGCTACCTTCATAATCTCTAACAACATACAAAAATCCGGTGTTATAAAATCGGACAACAGGTGCCTCGTTCTGACAATAGATGTAATGAACTTCGCGGCAACCTGGATTAACGGCGGAGTTAGTGAAGAAAGGAAAGCTAAGATTCCAGGTGTAATTTCCGCATGAGAATTGGGTTGGAGGGCACGATGAAGGATGAGCTGAGTTTGCATGATGACAGCCAAGCAAGAGGAGCGAGAGTAAGTATACTACAGACATCTTCCAAAAGCAGAGTGATGCAACTATTCCTATTACTTCGTTGGAGAGACAAAGAagaacatatataatttatggtgtagcaaataaaattagtcCTTTTCCGTTTTTCGgaagaaaaaaaaccaattgATATTTAAGTATTAATTTGTTTTACTAGCAAGACTTGGCGGTTGACTTTGGTCGTCGATCGGGTGAGTTATTCCAAGGGCCGGCTTGGAAAAACTGTGGCCGGCCTTGCCCCCTAAAATCATGTTCTACTAGAATTAGACTAGACAAGAAATTATTGCTTGAACCGGCTTAGCTGTAGTACTCATGCACCTAATCAATATTTGACGATAGTTTGAAGACATGATTTATAATATCTAAACGATCCATGTATAAAAATTCATAAGTTTTGATTGACAACCTATTATATAAGCATTATTAAGTCAACAAAATTAATGGCATAAAAAGAGACGCCTTTTGATATTGCTTATTTCCGGTAAAGGCGCACTTAGAACGACCTAAAAGtgggtggaaaaaaaattattatttattaatatttctaaatatataactcttatatattattaatatatatttattatagttttaaatatatttaatttatatataaaaattattatacatatttagaaatatatatttatttattatatatataatattttatttataaatttgtaattatttattaatatctctaaatatattatatatgatgtaacatgttcattataattttaaatatatttaatctatgtataaaaattataataatataaaatatatgaattattaaatatttaataatatataataaaaatattaaatagtttttttatctATTCTTTTTCCTTCCAATCAAACAACAGTcacggaaaactatttttcttttcctacaaactaAACACTAACGACGCAAAACCGTTTttccaccaaaatttttttttcaccgaaaatttttttccacagttttacttggaaccaaacacaccctaagcttCAAATTCTCATGCATTTTTTACTGGCttggttaaatataatttatacggTCTCATCAGAAACTGAAGGAgcatatctatatattaaaGCTGTCAAGGAGCCAAACATAAGCGAGCTGGGACCGGCTTGTATTCAGCTCGTTTATgaaacaagccgaacacaagctagctcgttaaaatatcgagccgtAAAAATCAGCTCGTGTTTGAGCTAGCTCACAAACAGCAAGTTAAAAAGATTGAAAAGATtgtctaaaaatcaaataataaaaatcaatattttacaaatatagttattatttatatataaatatataaaatatataaattatataaatataatatatatgtattcgagccgTTATCGAGCCAAAAATGAGCGAGCTGACTCCAGCTCgttttcggctcgtttattaaacaagctgaaaaattcagctcatgttcgactcATTTACTAAATTAGCAATTCGGTATTGAGCTCATTTCTAGCGGACGAGCTAAACGAGCGATTCAATATTGAGCTTATTTCTAGTCGAACACAAGTTGCCTTCTAGAGCAGTGACCAGAATTGCCATCCGTACTATTATATCCCCCACCCCAACTTATATATGTCGGCCCAGTAGCTTTTTCTAATTTTGAGGCATTTATAGTTGGGTCGATGCAGTGCGTGCTGCAACGGGTGCATGCAGTAATTTTCCGCGCTAGAGAGAAAGATCTACCTGACTTGTATGCCAAGACTCGGCAAACTGGGACTTGCttgaacgagaaaaaaaaaattgttgaaaaaATTACTACTGTTGGAATTCGTACATTAGAActtattcaaaatatttctaatctatataaaataataaataaatatttataattatctgaAATATTCTTAATCCGtatggaataaaaaataaatctagaaTATAGATTctaatctgtttaaatctctatttaTATAAGATTCAGTCAGAATAGAATTAGAATTAACGTCTCTCTTATAGTCTATAAATATTTGAGGTATTAGCTATATGGGatgcaagaaaaaaattaatttaatctctCTGCGaaattctctctctcgggtTCGTTCTAGGGCACCATCAAAAATTTTAGGAATGTGGGCAGTGTGCTGCGATCGACTCTAatagccggattgcaacgagAAAAAATGATTGTTGACAGATCAAGgagttcgtaaaacaagacgaAATAAGATTCTGATAACTACAACATAAATTCCACTATcaagaggtatgtaaaaatctatgtgaTTTTTGCGTCTTATTTGgacattagtttttttttttttcatcaacggtggtatcagagccatacAGTGCTTGTGTTCGCTTGATGATCCACATTTGTTTTTGCTCGATGATTCgtatttgatatcaaattttactaaaattattttttgagcaATAGATTTGGCATTGATTTAAAAGGAAGgatcacatatatttttttttaatccagcCATGCATTATGTTGCGCGAAGCCGCCAATATGGCCTATAAGGAGCCGCCCGCGAAATGGGCCATAAATCAGGCCCGCCCGTGCTATAGCCCGCTCAGGCGCCTCGTAGCCTGCTCGTGGGTTGGGCTGCACACAAGCTTGGGACACGCCTGGGCCATGGGCCCAATCTGCAGCAACCGGAGCACCTGGGCTACAAGCAGGCCCAGCCTGCATGTTGGGCCTGTTGGGGCCCACACGCATGATGGGCCTTCGGGGGCCACTGGGCCCAAGCGTGGGCAGGTCCAGCACAGTGGGCCGCGTAAAGGAACAAGCCCAACCCGTGGGTTTACAGgttcaatttaaaataaacaaaaatagaaagagaCATTGACAAATGTGAGATTCAAACCCACAACCTTTAAGGTTGAGCTTTCCTTATTTAAATCCCCTAGCCACTTCACCAACTTTTGTTTCGATACAAATTAATGcaaatttatttgtattgttATTCGATATATGTTACAATTGTTTCACAAATtgcatattattaattaatttgtgacGTGGATTTATTCTTaatcaatttgatatattattttaatctgCATTCGATAAGATGATTATTAGTCTTTTTCAACGGcaaaattttcgatttgaagatgcagtaagaaattttattatcatattGGATTGAGAATAAAATTATGGATATTTGtgcctaatttaaaattatgtgcaTTATCATAGTGATAAATGGCTTCAAAAAGTTTTTCCATTGCGGATTTGTTAAATCAAGATAGGCTTGATGGAACGAATTATAACATgtggcataaaaaaatttaatatctcCTTAATGAGAGAGTACTTAGCCATTTAACCAACAGTATGGTTCATCCTTCTTCAGGCCCGACGGCTTAGCGCCGTCGTGATTTGCAAACCTATAATGAGTGGCTTGAGAAAGATCGAAATGCACGCTATACGATATTGAGTTGTATGCACGATGACTTgatcaaaaaatttaagaattatgAGACTGCTAAAAATATGTGGGAGCAGCTCAAAGTGAAATATGGTAACATATCGACCACAAGGCTTCGTGCCTTTaatctcaaattcaatcaataTATGTTGGACCCGACATTCTATGACAGGGCACTTAAGAGTGATGTCTGCTATGATAAGAGAACTTAAAACAGCCGGTTGCGAGCTCACTGACGAACAACAGGTTCAATCAGTTATAAGGTCCTTACTGAATTCATCTTAGGATCAAGTCAAGGTTGTGCTAACTCACAATGAGGATATTAAGACCTCCGATGATATAGCTCGACATCTTGAGCTGGAAGCGGAGCGTAAAGAGGCGAACCGTACTAATGCACTCGTTGCCCACGATGGACAGCGCAGAGGCAAGTA
This region includes:
- the LOC109717316 gene encoding LEAF RUST 10 DISEASE-RESISTANCE LOCUS RECEPTOR-LIKE PROTEIN KINASE-like 2.3, which produces MSEDERRVEAILQNYELKAPKRYKYSQIKKITQRFNNEIGKGGFGTVFKGKLIDGQEVAVKVLHQSNGKGEDFVNEILSISKTSHINVVMLLGFCFEGCYRALIYEFVPNGTLADFIDKDKSNMEASILWERLHDIAVGIARGLEYLHRGCSAQIVHFDIKPHNILLDKKFRPKIADFGLAKLCSTRKSTLSIQGKGGTPGYIAPELWFDNFGPISSKADVYSYGKIALEMVGGRKIFDSKTDSSSEYCFTYWVYNHLNQCGNLDAYGVTEETEEVAKKMILVGLWCIQKLPAERPSMSEVVEMLKGRIEDLRMPPNPKWF